In Trueperella pecoris, the DNA window TGCCCAACGAGCTGGCGGCGTTGTAGGCGAGATTCCCGTAGGAACGCACCGAAAACCAGGTGGTTATCCCGTCCTGATATTCCCCTTCGGCGCGGCTGTAATAGCGCGGGGTCACTCCCACGCGGAACGTGGTGGCCATCCTCGAGCCCGTAACCTTGGGATCCTTCGGGTAGTGGCGGGGAGCTCCGCCCACCCAGCCACGGATTGTCATGATCGTGTCGTTCATTAGTTCTCCTTTGTTGGAAAGTGGTATGAACGACTTTGCCAATCTCGCGCGATTCGTGCGTCGCGCTACCCGCCAAATGTGGATTGTGCGCGACCCGAGGCTATTGTGGAGAACTTTTCCGCATCCCATTAACCCGAGAAAACCGCTTCTACCTGCGGAAAACCCCCGAGTGCAGTTCCTCGCGGGTGACGCGATGCTGGTCGAGAATCGCGCGCGGGCCAGCAAGCAGGTGCTCCTCCGTCGTTGCCGCGACGGCCGCACGAACCTCGCAGTCATAGGCCAGCGCCGCCTTGCGAGCGTTGCCCCTCATCACGCGCTTCCCCAGCCACGCGAGCACGCCCCCGGCGATCAGTCCACCGGCTACAACGCCCAACCTCACGGCCAGCCCACCCAGCGGCGCGAAAACCGCGAGCGCCAGGCACACCAGTGCCACCACCACGCCGGCAGCCAAGCCGGCGATGGCCGGAGTGCGCGAGATGCTGGGCAGCGGCGTCGTACGAATAGCGCCGCCCAAAGCGCGCCGGAAACGATCGGCGGACGACACCTCAGCAGTGACCGCCTCCTGCCAAATCGAGGGAAGCCCGGTGCGCAGGTGGGCAACCCAGGCGTCACGGATTGCGTGAACCATTGTGTTCGCCGGCTGCTCCGGGACCACGAGGGCCGGAGCCTGGTAGGACTCGCCAGAAACGCGAATCGATTCGACGACGGAGGGGATACCCGAGGAACGAACGATCCGATCGTTAATCTCGTCGACGGCGACGCCACTCGTCTCGGCCTCGCTGAGCCCAACGTTGGCCCGCAGGCGCCCGGCGATCGCGTCAAGCTCGGCGGCGGCCGTGCGCGCATTGACCGACTCCCCAGCCACGGCCTGGGCGAGCCTGTTGCGAATCGCGTCCACACCTTCGCCCGTCAGTGCCGAGGCCGCCAAGATTGGCACGCGCTCGAGCCCGTCGCGGTCCAGAAGCGCACGCAAGTCGCCAAGAAGAACCTCGCGTTGGTCCGCAGGAACGCGGTCAATCTGATTCATAACCACGACCATCGCCTCCTGGCGCCCGCCCAGGCTCTCCAGGAAGCCCTTGTGCAACACCTGGTCGGCGTACTTTTGCGGATCGAGCACCCAGATCAGCAGGTCCACCATCGGCAGGAGCCGATCGACCTGCGCCGAGTGCGTCAGCGCCACCGAATCGTGATCGGGCAGGTCCAACAGCACAAGCCCGTCGAGCTTGTCATTGCCCGCTGTCAAAATGGAGGAATGCTCGATCCGCCGATCCTCATCAACCTGCAGGTAATCGAGAAGCTCGCGCGCATCCACGTCGAAGGTGCAGGCCGCCGCGCGCTCCGTCGTCGGGCGAATGTCACCCGAATCGGCAAAGTCGAGCTGCGTGATGGCGTTAAACATCGTCGACTTGCCCGAGCCCGTGCCCCCGACCAGCGCCGCCACAGTCGCCTCCGTGCCCAGGCGCATGCGCTCCTGGGTGCGCCTCAGGTCATCTTGGGCGCGATTGGCAATATACGGATCGAAGAACCGACCGCCCGCACCGACCGCACGCTGAAGAGCCGTTAGCCGACCAATGACCTCGTGATCCACCTGCGGATTCATAACTCCCCTATCGATTCAAAAACTCACTGGCACGCAGCCGCAACGTGGACGCGTCGCCCACGTCAATCGCGTTAACAACGCTCGTATATGCCGCCACAAGCTCCCTCAGCGCCTGCCGCACACGCTCGGTCAGGTCCTCGCGCGCCTGGCCGACGGCTTCCTTACCTCCGAGCGCCTCAGCCACCTTCTGCGCGCCGGCAATTCCCCCGGCGCCCACGCCCAAGAGGGAAGCCACCCCGGCGGCACCGAGCCATGGGTTGTCCCCCATTCGCAGCTTCAACAGGTCCGACTTCCAGCCATCAAGCGCACGATCCACGATCGCGTCAATGTCCACGTTGGCGTTCGCCTGCGCACGAAGCTCGGCCGTATTCACGACGTCGAACTCCCACGCCTGATTCACATTCACCCGCGCGGCCGTCAGCCCCTGCGTGAGCGCGACCCGCACCGACGTGAGCACAGCGTCGAAAATGGTGGTCATCGCCCTGTCACGAGCGCCGCTACGACGATCGAGGATGTTAGGCCGACGGCCAGCCACCATGCCCGCCAGTGGGCCACCCGTCGAGGCCAGCGAGAGCCACGACGTCGTCGGCGCACCCTGGCCGAAGCGGCCATGAGAAATGTTCGTCGCAAGCTTTTCCATCGGCTCCTGCGCACCCTCGAACGCCTTGTCCTTCAAGTCCGTCAACGCGTTATCCTGTGCCTCCACGGCCTCAGCCAGGAAAAGCAGATCCTGGCGGAGCTGGGGTAACGTGGCCGCCGTCGTGCGATCCACGAGAGAATCGCCCGCCTTCGTCCGTGCCACAACCTCAAGCCACTCGCGCAAATCCTTGACGAGCTCCTCCGGCAGCAAGCCAGAGTGCGCCCCGGCGTCGGGAACAATGAACAGCGGGCTCTCCGCCAGCCCCATCTGCTCCATCCGGTGGGCCAAATCGCGGCGCACAACCGGCATCGCCGCGGCAGGCACGCGGTCGAGCACAACCGCACAGGTCACTCCCCGCATGTTCGCCATTTGCAGCGTGTCCCACGCCACGGCGTCACCGTAGCGCGACGCCGTCGTCACAAAGACCCACAAATCCGCCGCGTCAATCAAACGGGACGACAGCGCGCGATTTGAATCATCAACCGAATCCAAGTCTGGCGCATCGACAATCACGATGCCTTCAATCGCGCTCGTCACCACCTCATACTTGCCCATACGCGACAGGGCATGGCGACCCATCTTGTAATAGTCTCGCGGGTGAATGAGCATGACGGGCGTGCGGGTCGTGGGACGAAGCACCGAGGCCGGCGAGACCTCCTCGCGCACCAGCGAATTGACCAACGTCGACTTACCGGCACCCGACGAACCGCCAAATACGATAACCGCCGGCAAATCATCGGAATGCAGATGCGGCAGGATGCGGCTCTCCAACTGAGTTAGCAGCTGAGAACGCGACTCGACCAACTCGCGCGTTCCAGGCATCTCAAGAGGCAGCTTCGCGTTCTTCAAAGCATCGATGGTGCGCGAAACGAGGCCTGCCAATGCGGCGCGGGAAAAAGCTGGAGTACTCACACATCTATTGTGTCGCAAAAATGCCCGGATTTCGATGAGGGCTCCCCCAAAATTGGCTGGCTACCTAGGTGCGGCGCTATTATGTGGGCATTGCCTCCATAGCTCAGCGGATAGAGCAGTGGCCTTCTAAGCCATGTGTCGCAGGTTCGAGTCCTGCTGGGGGCGCACTGATAAGCTTCGATGGTGAGTAATTTTAACGCCCAATCAACACCCATCGTTTGGATCGACTGCGAAATGACCGGCCTCGACCTCGAGACCGATTCGCTCGTCGAAATCGCCGTCGTCGTCACCGACTCCGAGCTCAACCCGCTCGACCGTGGCCTCCGCCTCGTCATGAAGCCCACGAAGGAATCCGTCGAGAACATGGATCCTTTCGTGGTCAACATGCACACCGTCACCGGACTCATCGACGAGTGGGACGACGGCCTCGAGATGCACGACGCCGAAGCGCAGGTTCTCGACTACGTCCGCCGCTTCGTGCCCGAGGCACGCAAGGCGCCCTTGGGAGGCAACTCCGTCGGTACCGACCGCACATTCCTCGCGCGCGACATGCCCGAACTCGTTGCGCACCTCCACTACCGCGTGGTCGACGTTTCTTCTATCAAGGAGCTCGCCAAGCGCTGGTATCCGCGCACCTATTTCGCGGCCCCCGAGAAGACTGGCAATCACACCGCGCTCGGCGACATCTACGATTCCATCGACGAGCTTCGCTACTACCGGGCCGTCCTCATGCCCGACGGCGAAGGGCCCTCCACCGAGGAATCGCGTGAGGTGGCCCAATCAATCCTCGACGATCTCACCCGCACCCGCGCCGAGGCCGCGAGCGAGTAGGGCGGGCGGCGGGTAGGGTGCCGGCACACGGTCCGCCGCCCGGCTTGCCGCAACCTGGCGCCCACGCGGTCCCACGCGGCCCCGTCCGGTCCCACCCGCCGAAACCGCACTAATATGATTGCCGCTGTAGTAACCTGCCGCAGGTTAGTACAGCGGCAATCCTTTTAGTACAGCGCCGGCAACACCGAACGCGGCCCGGGCCAGCACAGCGACGAAGGCCTGCCGGCGTCGGGAACGAAAAATCCCGACCTGCCAAGCAAGCCGGGATTGACGGGGTGGCTGACGGGGATTGAACCCGCGACCCCCTGGACCACAACCAGGTGCTCTACCGCTGAGCTACAGCCACCATTTGTTTTACCCTTTAGCTCATTTCTGAGTGCCGGGGCAACGAATTGAAACTATATCAAGGCTTCCCCCACCTCACCTAAACGATGCGGGGTGAACCACATCACCAGAAGGCGCGCATCTGGATCGCGTCCGCAAAACGGGTCAGGTGCTCATCATTTGCGGAGAGATACAGCGAACCATCGATCAGCGAGAGCTCCATGACGTAGAACTCTTCTTCCGAATCAGGGGCGCCACGAACGAGGTCGACTCGATTGAAAAGCAGGAGCTCGTCACGCCCGGTCTTGTTCTTGATGTGAGCATGTAGGGCGCGGCGAATGCGCTCGCCCCAACGCCACGACTCTTCGGAAGCGTCAGCAGAACGCGCGACTTCCTCAACCACGCCCGAGTCGCGAGAGTTGCGATAGCGCGGGTGGAGCATCGGCTCCTTTTCAACCTGATAGGAGCTCAGCCCATTGAGGTAGACAAGGGAGGTCTCGCCTGCGACATCAATGTCCTCAAGATAACGCTGGACCATGACCGAGCGGCCGGCCGCAAGTTCATACTGAGCGTGCATGATGGCTTCGGCGCGCGACTTCGCGTCCGTCGACGTGTAGCGGCCCGTACCGCGACCACCCGACGACACTGCCGGCTTAATCACAAAGTCTCCATAGGACGGGAAGCGCGAGTGAATCTGTTGCTTGGACAGATTCTGCTCCGGCTCGAGCCACATGGTCGGAATGACAGGAAGCCCGAGCGCCTCAAGATCCTTCATGTAGTGCTTATCCATATTCCAGGCCATAGTCGCAGCAGAGTTTGCGATACGAGGGATCGAATTCGCCCACTCGAGGAACTGCTTGGGAGCCTTGGCGTAGTCGCGTACGGAGCGCACCACCGTCAGGTCGGAATCCGCCCAGTTGACCGAGGGATCGTTCCACACAGCCACGACGGGTTCGATACCACGATCGCGAAGCGCATCAGGCAGGTCCTGCTCATCCTGGTCCAGGGCGGGCAGATACTCGGAAGTTGCAAGAAATACTTTTGGTTGAGCCACGGGAGTCACTCTAGTTGATTTTCGCCCTTTTTGGGCGCGTTCCAGTGTGATCCACGACGACGTCACGGCACGCGGCCCACACCTTTCGGCGCGATTCCGCCACCCAGCACCCCCGGTGTCTCAGGTCACACAAAAATGGGCGAAATCAATTTGCGTCGAGGCCATCGCGCTACTAAAGTAACTACTCGTTGCGCACCGCTAGCTCAACTGGCAGAGCATCTGACTCTTAATCAGAGGGTTCAGGGTTCAAGTCCCTGGCGGTGTACGAATTGAAGCGGGAGCTGGTTCGCCAGCTCCCGCTTCTGGTATCCCGTTAATTTGACGCTTGAAGGTGCACATTGGATCGCAACACACCTGAACCATTGCCGCTGAAAAGAAATCTCGCCTGGAGCTCTTTTGGGTCGATTTTCAAAACCATGTGCAATTGGCTCATCACGATTGTTGCTGTTCGCCTAGCAACGGGCTTCGACGTCGCTGGAATTCTTGCGTTGGCTATGTCGATCTCAAACTTGGTCATTCCAGCCGCAGAATATCGCCTGCGCACCGTGCACGTAACCGACATCCACAACGAGCATTCCAGCCAGGAATACCTAGGGATGCGCATCGTCTCGAGTGTCCTCGCGCTTGCTGCGGGAATCGTCTACACGTTAGCGACGATCGACACATCTGCTTTTGCCGTCATCATCGTCTACACGATTGGGCAGCTCGTGGGCACCTACGCCGAGGGATACCATGCCATTGAACAACGCGAATCGCGTATGGATTTCATCGGCATCTCTTACATCCTTCAGGGCCTAGGCAACCTCGTAGGCTTCGTTTGCGGCCTTTATTTCTTCAACTCCCTCTTGATTGCTGTCACGCTGGTGACGGCAACGACCGTTGTCGTCGTCATCGCATACGACCTACCTCGGGCTCGATTTTTTGGGTCCATTCGACCGGTCATCCGTTGGAAGAAAGCTTTCTCCACTTTCGCCAAGCTCTTCCCCATTGCCATGGTGAATGCCGCCTTAGCGATCGTCACACTGGTGCCGCGGCAATACTTGCAGGATTATGAGGGAACGGAAGCTCTCGGAATCTACGCATCCGTTGCGGTTCTCGCCCTGATCATTCAGGCTACAGCCGCCTATGTGTATATCCCCTTGCTTGGGCATATTGTCACCCAACTGAACATGTCGAAGACGCGCGGTTTGCGATTGATCGCGATGATCGTCATGATGTTTTTCGCGGTGGCGGCGCTCGCGTCAATCGCCTTCGCGTTGTTCGGAGACGTTCTACTGTCTATCCTTTTCGGCACGGATATTCTCCCCTACACATACCTCATCCAGCCGGCGTTATTCCTCTCGGTCATCACTGCATTTGTGTGGTTCACTAATGATCTTCTACTCGGATTGCGCGACTATGTGGGTTGCTTTGCCGGAGGTGTCGCCGCAGCGGCGTCTACCCTCGCCCTGAGCGCCCCACTCACGAGAGCTTTCCATCTCAACGGCCCTAGCGTCGTCGGCATAGTGGCGAGCGTTGTGGCTCTTGCCGTGATGGGATTCTTCTTCGCGTTGAGCTACAGGAGTCTCCCTAGCGGAGGACGTGTTTAAGTAGTCCTGCCACGACAGGCCGTTTATTGCTACGTAACACCTGTGGGATAAGGATAAGTGCGTGTAGACGCGATGTGAGATGCAACTTCGCGGCCCAAGCGGCCTTGGGCCATCCGTGATTGGCAAAGAGCCCAGATGCTAGACGAAAATACTTTGCTTCATCAACGAAGCGCTTCCCGTCGAGCGCTGTTTTGCCGGAAACAGACTCGGTTGATCGGCGATATTCGAAGCTGACTTCGTTGAGGACAAGTAGGTTCCCGCCTGCAAGCAAAACGTCGACGACGAGCCCGAGGTCGAGCATGATGGAAAACTCCCGAAAGCTGTGGGCTTCCACTGCCTCCCGGCGAAGAAGCAACGATGGCCAGTACATCCAGTTTCCGTGCATGAGCGACACGGCCACACCTTCGCCGGAACGAGGCTGAGATGCCCTGGCCTGGCGCGAGCGGATGACGGCCTTGATCCGCTCAGGGAGCCCACACATGGCCCTGCCGTCCTGATTGATGACACGCACGCCCGGCTGGACGACGTCGGGATGAAACTTCTCGACCGCAGCACGCATCGTGGAGACATAATTTGGCAAAAAGCGGTCGTCGCATCCGGGGATGACGAGGTATTCCGCCGTGGAAAGATCAAGGCATCGCCGAAAATTGGCATTTAATCCGAGATTTTCCTCATTACGAACGTACTCAACGCGCGGGTCCTTGATGCCTTCGACCAGCTTGCGCGCTTCATCACCCGGGTAGCAGTCGTCCACGATGACAAGACGCCATTGGTCATCATCTTGGGCGAGGACTGAGTCGATAAGCTCGCGTACCCAGGCCACGCTTCCCCAGTAGGGGACCATAATGTCAATTCTCATCACGTCGACTTTCAGAACGTTAAACTAGTCCCAGTTTAACAACGGAGGTAGGAAGATGACGCATCCTGGAACACACAAATCTGGCTTTGCGGTTTCTGTGGGTGCTGTCCTCGCAGCTGTAAGCGGCTTTGCTATTCTCCTGATTGCTGCCCACGTCCTTTCCGCTTCGAACAATGCAGTGTTCCTGTCGTTTTGGTCCGCTCTTTTTTTGGTGACTGGAGTCCTTTCTGGAATTCAGCAGGAGGTGACGCGTGCTACAACGCTCGCTGATGAGCGCGGTTATTCTCCTTTCCGCATCACTCTACTGGCAGGATTCGGGATGGCGATTGTCGTCATGTTTGCTGGTCCTTTTTTGGGTCCTTCCATCAGCGGAGATGATGCATATTTCTTCCCTGTGTTGTTGATTGCTGTTGCGGCGTTCTTGTATGCAGGCCAAATGACCGTGACAGGCTCGCTGGCAGGGGTAGGCCTGTGGAGGGCGTTCGGTGTTGTCACCGGCGGTGAGGCGCTTGTAAGGCTTTTTGCTGTGAGTGTTGCCGCGTTCATTGGCCAACGCACTGTGGGTTTCCAATTTGCAAGTGTGGTTGCGTTTTTCTTTTGGTTGTTACTGTTAGCGACGCCGTCGCGGCACGTCCTCGACCGGATTCGGGTCTCTTTTCCGCGCCGAGTTTTTGCGCAGAATATCGTGTGGGCGATGGCCGCGGCCGGCGCTACTGCTTTTTTGGTTAATGGGTTCCCGTTTGTCATGGCAATAACGACGCCGGCCGCCGAGTATCAAGCATCGGCGGATTTGGCGATCGCGGTGTCAGTGACACGGGCTCCGATCCTCGTGCCCGTGTTTGCGTTCCAAGCGGTCGTCGTCGCCCACTATGTACGGCATCCAGATCAGCGTGAGACTACCACACGTCGGCTGATTGGTTCCCTCGGCGTGTTAGCAGCAGTTCTCGTGCCCGTTGCGGCGTTAGTCGGGCCGTTCATGATGGGCGTTGTCTTTGGTCCGGCTTACAGGAGTACCCCACTGATCTTGGGAGTGCTGGTAGCCGATGCCGTGTTACTTGCTCTGCTTGTCTTGGGCGGGACAATCACGATTGCCATGAACAAATATCGGGATTGCTTGATCGGATGGTATCTGACCGTTGCACTTGCCTTGGCAATGATGACTTTTCTGCCATTATCGCTCGTTGAGCGGACGCTCTGGACTCTCAGCCTCGCCCCGATAGGAGGTATCGTTACTCATTTGCGTGCCATCTTGCGCTAATTGCAGGGTCTCTCGGGCAAGGTAGGAGCCCGTTAGAAGAGTAACGGCCATGGAGGCTGCACCGATTAGCCACGTGGTCATCGGCGAAATTGGTACGTTCCACCACCAGCTCACAAGGGCGTCGAGGTTAAAGGGCGGGACACCACCGAGGCCTTTGACGTAACGCCACAAAATGGTATGTAGTGTAAAGGAAAGAATCAGCCACAGGCTGGTCATGAGGACGATTCTCTGTGGCAAGGATGGTCGCAAGCGTATTCCTCCATCGGAGGCAAACAGGACGAACATCAGGACTGCAAGCAAAGGCAAAATGTAACGGGGCTGGTAAGGTCCCAAATGAGGATAGGCTCCTGCAACGATTATGAGCACCGGTATACCTGCCATTGCTCCAAATACCATCAGTGCAGACATCCACTTTCGCCATGATCCTTGGCGAATTCCCACGAAGAGGAAGGAACCTGTCACGAAAATGGCGAGAACGACGATCGTGCCACTGAGCGGGATATCGAACCATCCCGGCCCGAATTCATACCCAACAAGTCCGCCGAAGAAACGCGGAAGATCGACGATGGTTCGTAGAGCGATTGCGATCGGATTGCTTGATACCGATGATGCTTGCACCACGTTGCTCGCTTGGCCGCCGCTCATCATGAGGTAAATTCCCACGAGGCTCAAGACGCTAGCGAGGATCCACTGGGGACGGTGGCAACGTTTCTTTGCAAACGCGAAGAAAAGCGCAGCAGTCACGACGAAGATGTAGAAAGCAGCGTCTCCTCGCGATCCGAAGCTCAACAGGGCCCCAACTAGTGCGAGCGCTGTCAACGCCCACCGGCGTTTGTCATCTCGTGCGCTTAATGCGCCCCACATGGCGGTAGCGTAAGCGAAGGTGCCAGCTATTGCCCAGGAGCTTGGATTGATGGAGGTAAGGAAGTAGATTCCCATCGGTGCCCACGACGCAGCCATTGCCAAGAGGTATGGGTAGCGGAGGTTCTTTTCAAGTAGAGCTCCGATACCTGCGAACAGCGTCACGGTGATGAAGAAGTTCACCGCCCGCATCAGCAGGATGGATCCAGCTACTGTCTCTTGGATCAAGAGATGATGGAACCGGTAGTAAGCGGTTGGGTAGCTTGCTATGTCGAAGCGGGCCGAAAAAGCCTCTTTGTCATCCGAAAGAGGGCGGGGGCACACTGCTGCATGATCAGGCTTGTGTGCGTGGCATTCTGTAGCCAATGCGACCGGTTCGGGAACTTTGATATTGAGTACACCATTGATCACGGCGGTCTGACAGGATTCTTCGGCCGGTCGTGGGCACCAAATCGATCCCATGTGGAAATCGTCATCCGGTGATCCCCCAATTGGCGAAGCCATGATCCACGAAAAGCCAGTTCCGATGAGGGAAATAAAGAATAAGATGGCAACTAGTTGTTGCTTTCGTGGCGATGAAGTCGCATTCTCTTTGCGTGTCGTGTTCATTCTTGTCTACTTTCGCAATCGTGTAGTGCGCACGGATGAACTCAAACTAGCATCATTTCCGCGCATCCAGTCTCATGTGAGCCGCCCAAGGCTTGGGTGTTGTAGAATTTCCCACAGCTAGAAAGGTGTCTGGGTGTCTAAGCTTCTTATCATCATTCCCGCGTGGAATGAGCAAGATTCGATCGCGTTGGTAATTTCCGCAATTAAGGATGCCATTCCTGAGGCAGATTGCATCGTGGTCAATGATGGCTCGCAAGATCAGACGTCTGCCCAGGCACGCGTAGCAGGAGCGGATGTCCTTGATCTCCCGATTAATCTTGGGGTTGGTGGAGCTATGCGTACAGGATTTCGATATGCACGCGACCACGATTATGACTATGCTGTACAAGTTGATGCTGATGGTCAGCACGACCCGAAGTATATTGGGCAACTGCTCGATGCTGCTGAGCGCGGGGCTGACATCGTCATTGGGGCGCGCTTTTCTGGGGTTGGTACGTACAGTGCGCGCGGCCCGCGCCGCTGGGCGATGGTGGTGTTGTCAAAAGTGTTGAGCAGATTAGCGAAGACCAGATTGACGGACGTCACTTCCGGTTTCAAGCTTCACTCTCGTCGGGCTATTTACTTGTTTTCGGAGAACTACCCGGCAGAGTACCTTGGCGACACCGTTGAATCGCTCGTCATAGCGATCAAGGCTGGTCTGCGCGTGAGGCAGGTCGGCGTCGAGATGAATAAGCGAGTCGCGGGCACACCGTCTCACTCCCCTATTAAGTCGGCTGTCTACTTGTTGCGCGCAATGTTGGCTCTTGCCATAGCACTCATGTCTCGGAAAAAGAAGGTGGGTTCATGACGACGATCCAGATTATCTCCCTCGTGGTGGTCCTTGCGATCGCCGCCGCACTCATCGGCTTCGTACGCGGCAGGGTGTTGAAGGAAAAGTACGTCTGGCTTTGGCTCTTCTTAGACTTCCTGGCTCTTATCTTCGTATTGTGGCCGCAGGCTCTCTACGCCATGTCGCGGGTACTGGGCTTTGATGTCCCATCAAATTTGGTGTTTTTTACCGTGATAGCCGTGCTTGTGGTCGTTGAGATTCACCAGGCGATTACCGTTTCCCGTTTGGAAGAAGAGCGACGCCGCCTGGCGGAAGAGATTGCCTACCTGCGCCACGACGTCGACGCGCTGCGTCGATAGCTTATTGCGGTATATAGGTCATGCCGCTGGTCACAAAATAGACCCAGGCTAGTGCGGTGATCACTCCGATAAGCCAGCGGGCGCCTACCCACCTAATCGACAATGCTACGGATAGTAACATGGCGGGAAGGACCGCGATTGCGTAGCGTGGCGGTAAGGAGAATCCGACGACGCCGAAGCGCAAGATAACGAAGAGAATCGGCAGGAACAACACGCTGGCAATGCCCGTTGCCCACGTTAAGGAGAATTCCATTCGAGATTTTGGTTGATAAAGCATCATCCCTATCACTCCCGCGATCACGAGGAAACTGATCAGCCTCGAGATAAGGAACGCCAGCGGAGTCGCTGAACTCTCACCGTGGTCGGCGTCGATGAGGCTTCGTAGAACGTTTTGCACTTGGAATATTGCTTCGCTTATGCTGGTTCGCCCTAGGTGTAGGCCCTGTTCACCGGCGTTTCCAACGGCAATGAGCCGGCGGATAATTTCCCATGCGACGAAAGTAGCCACGCCTCCCGCAGTCGCACCAATTAGTGGGCGCAACCATTGCTTCGTCGTCACTTGCCTGGAGGTTTCCATCCCGGGGATTGCTCCTTGTGGTAACTTGACTGCCACGGCGTAGAGCATAGCTACAAGCCCAGCCCATCCGATGGCCAGGATCGTTGTGATTTTGAAGAGCATGCCGAGGATGGCCACAGGAGCTAGACGCCACAAGCTATGTTTTCCTTGCAGGAAGCCGATCATGATGATGATCGTCAGTGCGCCGAACATGGGCACTGGAGCGTCGGTGGAGAGGAATCCATAGGTCCACCAGAACAGAGGTGACATCGTAGCGATGGTGAGGACCGTATAAGCGACACCGATGGGAACACGAATCATACGCATGGCCTTGTATGTCAGTAGCACCGTGGCGATGCCGAATATGATCATGGCAAGGCGCGCACCGTAGGTCAGGTCGATGCCGACAAGCTGAGCGACTCTGGCAAAAGTGCCCGCGATCCAAAAGAACACCGGGCTATAGGCATCGGCCGATGTCTTGCCTCCTTGTGGGAAATCTTTTGGATTTGAATAATCGGCCCCACACGGCGGGCCTGCTTTTCCAAAGAGATGATTACCGTCGCACGCGAATTTTTCTCGGATTTCCGGGCTAAAGAACTCACCACGCTGTGCCACAAGGTCGTCTGGAAACTTGAAAATGATATCGAGATAAGTCGCCTCGTCGATGGGAGACATTTGTGCCATCCAACGCCCTCGATACGACAGCATCGTCACGAGGGTGAAAACGGCCAAGATCCAATACTGCCCAGTCCTTGAAAACCATTGGATGAACTTGGTACGCCAATTCACAACGACAGTGGAAGGGGACAAGAGCGCGCTC includes these proteins:
- a CDS encoding DUF2304 domain-containing protein; this translates as MTTIQIISLVVVLAIAAALIGFVRGRVLKEKYVWLWLFLDFLALIFVLWPQALYAMSRVLGFDVPSNLVFFTVIAVLVVVEIHQAITVSRLEEERRRLAEEIAYLRHDVDALRR
- a CDS encoding DUF2142 domain-containing protein, with the protein product MNTTRKENATSSPRKQQLVAILFFISLIGTGFSWIMASPIGGSPDDDFHMGSIWCPRPAEESCQTAVINGVLNIKVPEPVALATECHAHKPDHAAVCPRPLSDDKEAFSARFDIASYPTAYYRFHHLLIQETVAGSILLMRAVNFFITVTLFAGIGALLEKNLRYPYLLAMAASWAPMGIYFLTSINPSSWAIAGTFAYATAMWGALSARDDKRRWALTALALVGALLSFGSRGDAAFYIFVVTAALFFAFAKKRCHRPQWILASVLSLVGIYLMMSGGQASNVVQASSVSSNPIAIALRTIVDLPRFFGGLVGYEFGPGWFDIPLSGTIVVLAIFVTGSFLFVGIRQGSWRKWMSALMVFGAMAGIPVLIIVAGAYPHLGPYQPRYILPLLAVLMFVLFASDGGIRLRPSLPQRIVLMTSLWLILSFTLHTILWRYVKGLGGVPPFNLDALVSWWWNVPISPMTTWLIGAASMAVTLLTGSYLARETLQLAQDGTQMSNDTSYRGEAESPERPLNER
- a CDS encoding glycosyltransferase family 2 protein, which produces MSKLLIIIPAWNEQDSIALVISAIKDAIPEADCIVVNDGSQDQTSAQARVAGADVLDLPINLGVGGAMRTGFRYARDHDYDYAVQVDADGQHDPKYIGQLLDAAERGADIVIGARFSGVGTYSARGPRRWAMVVLSKVLSRLAKTRLTDVTSGFKLHSRRAIYLFSENYPAEYLGDTVESLVIAIKAGLRVRQVGVEMNKRVAGTPSHSPIKSAVYLLRAMLALAIALMSRKKKVGS